The genomic stretch CAGACTGGGCGCGCGGGTCATCTGGACCTCCGTTTGACTTAACAAGGCAAATTAGCCGGATCGCCTGTCCAGTCAATTCAGGAGATTTGAGCACACAGTTAACCAATTTTGATGTGTTGGCAGCAGCAGGCTTCTTTCAAACCTCGGATCGGCGCGCTATGGGTGCAAAATGACTGTTGTTTCTTCGCTCTATGCCGCGCGTGTCGCTGATGGGACCCTGAACGCGGACCCCGCACAAGAGGCTGTTCTGCCCGAGTTCGAGCGCATCCGCACCGCTGTCATGACGCCGGTCAAACGCGGGTTCTTTCGCAAGGCCCCGCCGCCGCCCAAGGGGCTGTACCTGTGGGGCGGCGTCGGTCGCGGCAAGTCGATGCTGATGGATATGTTCGTTGATACGCTGGGGGATGTCCCCTCGCGCCGCGTGCATTTCCACGCCTTCATGCAGGAAATCCACGCGGGCATGCATGAAGCACGCCAAAACGGGATCGAAGATGCCCTGAAACCGGTGGTGGGTGAGGTCGTCAAATCTGTGCGGGTGCTGGCCTTTGACGAGATGCAGATCACCGACATCACCGATGCCATGATCGTGGGCCGCCTGTTCGAGGCGCTGTTTGATGCGGGCGTTGTGGTCATCACAACGTCGAACCGCATCCCCGATGATCTGTACAAGAACGGGCTGAACCGCCAACTTTTCCTGCCCTTCATCCAATTGATCAAAGAAAAAATGGTCACCTGGGAAATGGTGAGCCCCACCGACTATCGCCAGAACCGGCTGGAGGGATCGCAGGTCTATTTCTCGCCCATTGGTCCCGAAGCGCGGGCCGAGATGAACGCGATCTGGACCGATCTAACGGGCGGTGCAGCAGAGCCACTGATCCTGCGGGTCAAGGGGCGCGACGTGACATTGCCTGCGTTCCGTAATGGGATAGCCCGGGCGTCGTTTTACGATCTGTGTGGCAAGATGCTGGGTCCGGGGGATTATCTGGCCGTGGCCGAGGCGGTCAAGGTGCTGATGCTGGATGATATCCCAACCTTGTCGCGCAACAACTTCAACGAAGCCAAGCGCTTCGTCACCTTGATCGATGCGCTTTACGAGGCGCAAGTACGGTTGATTTGTTCCGCCGCTGCCCAGCCCGAAATGCTGTATCTGGAAGGTGAAGGTACGTTTGAATTTGAACGCACCGCCTCGCGCCTGCGTGAGATGCAGGACAAGGATTGGGGGCAGTAAGGGGGCTCTGCCCCCGTCGCTTTGCGACTCCCCCGGGATGTTTTTGGCAAGAAGAAGAGAGCCGGCCCTGTGTGCAGGGTCAGCCGTTGTCGCGCAGGATGTTCCCAGCCAGGTAGAGCGAACCACAGATCAGGACACGTGCATGCGGATCTTGGGCGGTGATCGCTTGGAGCGCATCCAGCACCGTTTCCGCCGTGCTGGCCGGAAAATCGACCGACTTCGCCGCGGCAGCTGTGTCTTCGGCCGAGAGCGTGTTGGCTTCACCTGGGATTGAAACGGCGGTGAGCGTGTCAGCCTGAGCCGCCAGTGGGCGTAGATAGCCGGTCACGTCCTTGGTGTTCAGCATCCCACAGATCAGATGGGTCGGGCGTTTGGGCAACCCTTGCAGCAGATCGCCAATCGCTTGACCAGCGGCGGCGTTGTGGCCGCCATCCAGCCACAGCTCAGCCTCGGGTGCGGCATCAACCAGCGGGCCGGTTTTCAGGCGCTGCATGCGGGCGGGCCATTCGGCGTCCGTAACGGCGGCCTCATAGGCGGCATCGCCCAGGTTCAGGTGGCGCAAGGCGGCCAGGGCAGCGCCTGCGTTTTGGATCTGGTGTGCGCCCAGCAGGTTGGGCAGTGGCAGATCACGCAGCCCGGTTTCATCCTGATAGATCAACCGGTCGTTTTCACGGTGCACATGCCAGTGTTGACCATAGGCAATCAGCGGCGCGCCAAGACGGGTGGCGGTGTCTTCGATCACCTCCATCGCCTCGTCAGGCTGCGGGCCGACAATGACGGGCACGCCACGTTTGATGATCCCGGCCTTTTCCGCGGCGATCTTGGCCAGGGTGTTACCCAGAAACTGCTCGTGGTCGATGGACACCGGTGTGATCAGGGTCAGCGCCGGTTTGTCGATCACGTTGGTGGCGTCCAGACGTCCGCCCAGGCCGACCTCAAGCAATGTGTAATCGGCTTGTGCGCGGGCAAAGGCCAGCAGTGCCGCGACGGTGGTGATCTCGAAATAGGTGATGTCGATGCCGTTGTTGGCAACGTAGCATTCATCCAGCACCTGCGTCAGGTGCTCTTCAGTAATCAGCTCTCCGGCCAAGCGGATACGCTCGTGAAACCGTGCCAGATGCGGCGAGGTATAGGCATGCGCGGTCAGACCTGCCCCTTCAAGGCCTGCGCGGATCATGGCCTGGGTCGAGCCCTTGCCGTTGGTGCCCGCGATATGGATCACCGGGGGCAGTTTGGTCTGTGGGTTGTCCAGCGCCTCCAGCAAACGCCAGACGCGGTCCAAGGTCAGGTCAATGATCTTGGGGTGCAGCGCCATCATCCGGTCCAGGATGACGTCCGACGTGGGGGCGGTCATTCCTTGGCTGCCTCGTCCGCTGGGGCCTCTGCCTCGGCTTCCTCCACAACCTCGGGCTCGGGCGCGGGCAGGTCGCCTTTGACGGCGGGGGGCTGGTTCATCAGCATACGGGTGATCGTGATCAGCTCTTCGCGCATTTCGGTGCGTTTGGTCACGCGGTCCAGCATGCCGTGATCCAGCAGATATTCAGCGCGCTGGAACCCTTCGGGCAGTTTTTCACGAATTGTTTGCTCGATCACACGAGGACCGGCAAAGCAGATCAACGCGTTGGGTTCCGAGATATGAACGTCCCCCAGCATCGCATAAGACGCGGTCACGCCGCCGGTGGTGGGGTGGGTCAGGACAACGATATAGGGAAGTCCCGCCTCTTTCAGCATCTGCACTGCAACGGTGGTGCGTGGCATCTGCATCAGGCTCAGGATACCCTCTTGCATCCGCGCGCCGCCAGCGGCGGAAAACAGGATCAGCGGGCGCTTGAGCTCAACCGCTTTTTCGGCGGCAGCGATGATGGCGTTGCCCACATACATGCCCATCGAACCGCCCATGAACGAGAAGTCTTGCGCCGCTGCCACAATCGGGGTGCGGCCGATTTCGCCCAGGGCGACCAGCATCGCCTCTTTCTCGCCCGTGGATTTCTGCGCCGACTTCATTCGGTCGGGATATTTCTTTTGATCACGGAACTGCAAAGGATCGGTGGTGGGTTCGGGCACATCGACTTCGGTAAAAATACCGCCGTCAAACAGGCCTTTGAACCGCGCACGCGGGGTGATCGCCATGTGGTGATCACATTCGGTGCAAACGTTCAGGTTGTCGGCCAGTTCGCGATGGAACAGCATCGACCCGCATTCATCGCATTTGTGCCAGAGGTTCTCGGGCACTTCGCGGCGCGAAAAGATAGAGTTGATCCGGGGCCGGACGTAGTTGGTGATCCAGTTCATATCGGAACCTTCTGATGCTGCACTGTGCCCAGATAAGACGCCGCGTCAGGAAATGCAATCAGCGGCGCAACGCAAGACGTGCCGCAAGCCAGGCCACAAGCATCATCGCAAAGTCTGCCATGAGCCAGGATCGCAAGTGATCGGTGTCTGACATCTCATATGGAACCAGATACAGCGAAAGACCATTCAGACTGTCGGGGAGCGAGATGAACAAGAGCGCAATCATGTTATTGAAGAGATGCAGCGCAATTGCAGGTCCCAATGTCCCAGAGCGCGCTGTCAGGTCAGCCATGAGAAGACCAAATACACCGGACCAGACTGCAATAAGAACCGCATTCTCTCCGGCCTCACTGGGCACGTAATGACCAAGAGCAAAAAGGGCAGAGGGCAGAACCATCCAAATCAGCGGGCTGCGAAATCGGGCCGCCAACGATTGCTGAATGTAGCCACGAAACAGGATTTCCTCGGCGCTGACTTGAACCAGAACAGCCAACACAGACAGGGGGAGCAGCACCAGCCAGGTCGCAAGCGACAGGTTGCTTTCCAGTGGGGCGCCCATGTCGTACGGGGGCAGGATCAGCACCACGATCCACAGGATCAGCAGAATGCGCAGGACGCTCCAGAATTGCACCAGCGTCTGCTGCGTCGGGCCGATGATGCTGCTCAGGCTGCGGCGTTGCAGTTGTTTCGCTGCCAGTGCGACGGCCAGGGTCACGAACCCAAAGCTACCCAGCAAGATATACATCGCCGCGGGCGAACCGCCTGTCAGAACACTTTGGGCCCAGGCATCGGATCCAGTCCCTGCCATCGCGCCAAGCAGAAGCGTGTTCAAGGCAAACACAAACAGACCAATTGACAGCAGGCCAACCAGCAACTTCCACAACTGCGAATGCGCGCGGCCGGGGCCGACGAGTTGTTCATGTGGTGCATAGGCGCGTTCAAGCATCGTCTTGCCTGTTGATCAGATCCATGGGCACCGGCGTCCCGTCTGGGTTGGTGAAATCTGCAAGGTTGATATTTTGCGCCCGCATAAAGGCCGCGGCCTCAACCAGATGATCGGCAACAGTTTCCAAAAGGCTCACTGCGACTGTGGCATCGCTTTCGATCACGGCACGGAATTCCTCGGCCCCTATGCGCAAGAACGCGCTATCCTCTTTCGCGATCAGATCAAAGGGGCGCGGCTCGCGTGTGATGATCGACAAATCCCCGATCAGGCGCCCCGGCTCGACAACCGAAATCGCACGACCGTCGTTGTCCTGTCCCACCGGCCAGCGCAGCTCGGCTTTGCCGGATAGGCACAGATAGGCGGCATCCGGCGCTTGGCCTTCCGAGAAAACAACCTGGTCGGCGGCCACATCGTACCACTGCGCCGAAAACGCCAACAAACGTTGATTGCGGGCGTCAAGCTTGGCGAACAATTCGGTCGACGCAATGATGTTCAATTTACGGCTTAGATCGGCGGCACCGCCCTGATCCAGTTCACCAACCGAGCGGGACACGCCGTCGATGCGCCCGTCCTCGATTTCGATGAACAAGTCATATGCCTCGGGATGAGCGAAGTTGTCCTCCATAAAGATCATGATCGACTTGGGCAGCAGCTCTCGCAACTTTTGCCGCGTACGTAGTCGGCTTTGACTGTCATGGCTGGCCAGCGCCTGATCCAACACCAAAACATCAGGCCGTTTGATCCCAGCCCTGGAAAAGGCTGCACGTTCCTGAAACACGGTCGGCAGGTTGGTCCCGCCCAGTCCAGCAGGCAGATCGTAGATGATCGTGGCAATACGACGTCGCAGCCCTGCTTCGACCAAAATCTCGGCCACCAGATCCTCGATCTCATCCGCCTTGGCGCCGGCC from Falsiruegeria litorea R37 encodes the following:
- a CDS encoding CPBP family intramembrane glutamic endopeptidase, whose product is MLERAYAPHEQLVGPGRAHSQLWKLLVGLLSIGLFVFALNTLLLGAMAGTGSDAWAQSVLTGGSPAAMYILLGSFGFVTLAVALAAKQLQRRSLSSIIGPTQQTLVQFWSVLRILLILWIVVLILPPYDMGAPLESNLSLATWLVLLPLSVLAVLVQVSAEEILFRGYIQQSLAARFRSPLIWMVLPSALFALGHYVPSEAGENAVLIAVWSGVFGLLMADLTARSGTLGPAIALHLFNNMIALLFISLPDSLNGLSLYLVPYEMSDTDHLRSWLMADFAMMLVAWLAARLALRR
- the accD gene encoding acetyl-CoA carboxylase, carboxyltransferase subunit beta, giving the protein MNWITNYVRPRINSIFSRREVPENLWHKCDECGSMLFHRELADNLNVCTECDHHMAITPRARFKGLFDGGIFTEVDVPEPTTDPLQFRDQKKYPDRMKSAQKSTGEKEAMLVALGEIGRTPIVAAAQDFSFMGGSMGMYVGNAIIAAAEKAVELKRPLILFSAAGGARMQEGILSLMQMPRTTVAVQMLKEAGLPYIVVLTHPTTGGVTASYAMLGDVHISEPNALICFAGPRVIEQTIREKLPEGFQRAEYLLDHGMLDRVTKRTEMREELITITRMLMNQPPAVKGDLPAPEPEVVEEAEAEAPADEAAKE
- the zapE gene encoding cell division protein ZapE, encoding MTVVSSLYAARVADGTLNADPAQEAVLPEFERIRTAVMTPVKRGFFRKAPPPPKGLYLWGGVGRGKSMLMDMFVDTLGDVPSRRVHFHAFMQEIHAGMHEARQNGIEDALKPVVGEVVKSVRVLAFDEMQITDITDAMIVGRLFEALFDAGVVVITTSNRIPDDLYKNGLNRQLFLPFIQLIKEKMVTWEMVSPTDYRQNRLEGSQVYFSPIGPEARAEMNAIWTDLTGGAAEPLILRVKGRDVTLPAFRNGIARASFYDLCGKMLGPGDYLAVAEAVKVLMLDDIPTLSRNNFNEAKRFVTLIDALYEAQVRLICSAAAQPEMLYLEGEGTFEFERTASRLREMQDKDWGQ
- a CDS encoding bifunctional folylpolyglutamate synthase/dihydrofolate synthase translates to MTAPTSDVILDRMMALHPKIIDLTLDRVWRLLEALDNPQTKLPPVIHIAGTNGKGSTQAMIRAGLEGAGLTAHAYTSPHLARFHERIRLAGELITEEHLTQVLDECYVANNGIDITYFEITTVAALLAFARAQADYTLLEVGLGGRLDATNVIDKPALTLITPVSIDHEQFLGNTLAKIAAEKAGIIKRGVPVIVGPQPDEAMEVIEDTATRLGAPLIAYGQHWHVHRENDRLIYQDETGLRDLPLPNLLGAHQIQNAGAALAALRHLNLGDAAYEAAVTDAEWPARMQRLKTGPLVDAAPEAELWLDGGHNAAAGQAIGDLLQGLPKRPTHLICGMLNTKDVTGYLRPLAAQADTLTAVSIPGEANTLSAEDTAAAAKSVDFPASTAETVLDALQAITAQDPHARVLICGSLYLAGNILRDNG